A single Triticum dicoccoides isolate Atlit2015 ecotype Zavitan chromosome 2A, WEW_v2.0, whole genome shotgun sequence DNA region contains:
- the LOC119354747 gene encoding transcription factor NIGTH1-like produces MGLDVGEIGMGADLSLDLKMFAAKSLGRVREAPAAAMDDCIRRLEEEKSKIEVFRRELPLCARLLADVIDVMKKEVEEKKRGGDRGEDKEDAGAGDKSNWMSTAQLWTGDSVRGDDASEKQDARRRSSEPESHDGAALPFKAVGSGAPAFAPPSLRKDDKAVRMPDLPFLSPAPTKTSPAAATGGAEESRRQLVGFAQEAARAAAALAPAAPSLGLQAQSQQTAQQQQQARKARRCWSPELHRQFVTALHQLGGPQVATPKQIRELMKVDGLTNDEVKSHLQKYRLHNRRAPGSPAANRPIVLMGGLWITQDQSSSQSGGSPPGPLHFSSSGVAASSVTVSGEEEDGRSESYGWK; encoded by the exons ATGGGTCTGGACGTAGGAGAGATCGGCATGGGCGCAGATTTGAGCCTGGATTTGAAGATGTTCGCGGCCAAGAGCCTGGGGCGGGTCAGGGAAGCGCCGGCGGCTGCCATGGACGACTGTATCCGGAGGCTGGAGGAGGAGAAGAGCAAGATCGAGGTGTTCCGGCGCGAGCTCCCGCTCTGCGCGCGCCTCCTCGCCGACG TGATTgatgtgatgaagaaggaggtggaggagaagaagagagGCGGCGAtcgaggagaggacaaggaggacgCCGGCGCAGGCGACAAGAGCAACTGGATGAGCACCGCGCAGCTCTGGACCGGCGATTCCGTCCGGGGGGACGATGCTTCCGAG AAGCAGGATGCGAGGAGGAGGTCGTCGGAGCCGGAATCTCACGACGGCGCTGCCTTGCCGTTCAAGGCCGTGGGCTCCGGCGCGCCGGCGTTCGCGCCGCCGAGTTTGAGGAAGGATGACAAGGCTGTGCGGATGCCGGATCTGCCGTTTCTGTCCCCGGCACCGACCAAGACCTCTCCGGCTGCTGCTACCGGCGGCGCTGAAGAAAGCCGCCGCCAGCTTGTGGGATTCGCGCAAGAAGCGGCGAGGGCTGCAGCCGCCCTGGCACCGGCCGCCCCTTCCCTAGGCCTCCAGGCGCAGTCGCAGCagacagcccagcagcagcagcaagcgaGGAAGGCGCGGCGGTGCTGGTCGCCGGAGCTGCACCGCCAGTTCGTCACTGCCCTGCACCAACTCGGTGGTCCCCAAG TTGCTACTCCAAAGCAAATCAGGGAGCTGATGAAGGTGGATGGCCTGACCAATGATGAAGTGAAGAGCCATCTCCAG AAATACCGTCTACACAACCGAAGGGCGCCAGGATCTCCGGCAGCCAACCGGCCAATCGTGCTCATGGGAGGGCTCTGGATAACTCAGGACCAAAGCAGCTCCCAGTCAGGAGGGTCACCTCCGGGGCCCCTTCACTTCTCAAGCTCAGGCGTAGCTGCCTCATCGGTGACGGTCAGCGGCGAGGAGGAAGATGGCAGATCCGAGAGCTATGGCTGGAAATGA